From one Passer domesticus isolate bPasDom1 chromosome 15, bPasDom1.hap1, whole genome shotgun sequence genomic stretch:
- the LOC135281229 gene encoding acyl-coenzyme A synthetase ACSM4, mitochondrial-like isoform X1, whose translation MRAFLKSWIPQCLWILRSPSRTFHGNNRLLTSPIVSYYESINQGERELPEYFNFASDVLDKWTQLEKSGKKPPNPAFWWVSDKGEEVKWSFEELGSLSRKAANVLSEACGLRRGDRVVAILPRVPEWWLLNVACMRAGIVFFPGTTLLTAKDILYRLQASKAKCIVTNETLAPAVESVLPGSQFLKSKLLVGQGRRDGWLNLQELLAVASADQICIKTRSQDPMLVYFTSGTTGFPKMVLHSYSSYGIGFATTGRYWLDLTPSDIMWNTSDTGWAKSAYGSVFSPWICGACVFVHSMPQFLPEVIAETLSRYPITTFCTPPIAFRMLVQHDVSSYKFPSLKHCVTGGEALNPEVFSKWKIQTGLDIHEGYGQSETVAICANLKGVKIKPGSLGKPVPPYDVQIVDDHGAVVPKGEEGTIAIRVKPTRPFCLFSEYLDNPEKTAATICGDFYLTGDRGFMDEEGYIWFVGRADDIINSAGYRIGPFEVESALIEHPAVAEVAVVSSPDPERGEVVKAFIVLAPAFASHDQKKLTLELQQHVKKVTAPYKYPRKMEFVQDLPKTVTGKIQRNVLRSKEWAKVKKV comes from the exons ATGAGAGCATTTCTTAAATCCTGGATTCCTCAGTGTTTGTGGATTCTCAGGTCACCTTCCAGAACATTCCATGGAAACAACAGGCTTCTTACATCTCCGATTGTTTCCTATTATGAATCTATAAACCAGGGTGAAAGGGAACTGCCAGAATATTTCAACTTTGCAAGTGATGTCTTAGATAAGTGGACACAACTGGAAAAG agtggaaaaaaaccaccaaatccAGCTTTTTGGTGGGTCAGTGAtaagggagaagaggtgaagTGGAGCTTTGAGGAGCTGGGCTCTCTGTCCAGGAAGGCAGCCAATGTCCTTTCTGAGGCCTGTGGCTTGAGGAGAGGAGACAGAGTTGTAGCAATTCTGCCTCGTGTGCCTGAGTGGTGGCTCCTGAACGTGGCCTGCATGCGAGCAG GAATTGTCTTTTTTCCAGGAACAACTCTATTAACAGCCAAAGACATCTTATACCGACTGCAGGCTTCAAAGGCCAAGTGCATCGTTACCAATGAGACGCTGGCACCTGCAGTGGAATCtgtcctgcctggcagccagTTCCTGAAAAGTAAACTCCTTGTAGGCCAAGGGAGGAGGGATGGCTGGCTGAACCTCCAAGAACTCCTTGC GGTTGCATCTGCTGATCAAATATGTATCAAGACAAGGAGTCAAGACCCAATGCTCGTGTATTTTACCAGTGGAACTACGGGCTTCCCAAAAATGGTGCTGCATTCCTACAGCAGTTATGGCATTGGATTTGCAACCACTGGCAG GTATTGGCTGGACTTGACTCCTTCTGACATAATGTGGAATACCTCTGATACTGGCTGGGCAAAATCAGCCTATGGCAGTGTTTTTTCACCATGGATCTGTGGAGCCTGTGTCTTTGTACACAGTATGCCACAGTTTCTACCAGAAGTTATTGCAGAG ACTCTCTCAAGATATCCCATCACCACCTTCTGCACGCCTCCCATTGCCTTCCGCATGTTGGTCCAACATGATGTGAGCAG CTACAAGTTCCCAAGTCTGAAGCACTGTGTAACTGGAGGGGAAGCACTCAATCCTGAAGTGTTTTCAAAGTGGAAAATCCAGACAGGGCTGGATATCCATGAAGGTTATGGCCAGTCCGAAACA GTGGCAATCTGTGCCAATCTGAAAGGAGTGAAAATTAAACCTGGCTCTTTGGGAAAACCTGTTCCCCCTTATGACGTGCAG atcgTAGATGACCATGGGGCTGTTGTGCCTAAAGGAGAAGAGGGCACCATTGCCATTCGAGTGAAACCCACACGACCCTTCTGCCTGTTCTCTGAGTACTTG GATAATCCAGAGAAAACTGCTGCCACTATATGTGGAGATTTTTATCtcactggggacagaggctTTATGGATGAAGAGGGATATATCTGGTTTGTTGGAAGAGCTGATGATATCATTAACTCTGCTGG GTACCGCATTGGCCCCTTTGAGGTGGAGAGTGCATTGATAGAGCACCCAGCAGTCGCAGAGGTGGCTGTTGTCAGCAGTCCCGACCCAGAGCGAGGGGAG GTGGTCAAAGCCTTCATTGTTTTAGCTCCTGCTTTTGCGTCACATGatcaaaaaaaattaactcttgAACTTCAACAACATGTCAAGAAGGTGACTGCACCATACAAGTATCCAAGGAAG ATGGAGTTTGTTCAGGATCTGCCAAAGACCGTTACTGGGAAAATCCAGAGAAATGTCCTAAGGAGCAAAGAGTGGGCAAAAGTAAAAAAAGTGTAA
- the LOC135281229 gene encoding acyl-coenzyme A synthetase ACSM4, mitochondrial-like isoform X4: protein MRAFLKSWIPQCLWILRSPSRTFHGNNRLLTSPIVSYYESINQGERELPEYFNFASDVLDKWTQLEKSGKKPPNPAFWWVSDKGEEVKWSFEELGSLSRKAANVLSEACGLRRGDRVVAILPRVPEWWLLNVACMRAGIVFFPGTTLLTAKDILYRLQASKAKCIVTNETLAPAVESVLPGSQFLKSKLLVGQGRRDGWLNLQELLAVASADQICIKTRSQDPMLVYFTSGTTGFPKMVLHSYSSYGIGFATTGRYWLDLTPSDIMWNTSDTGWAKSAYGSVFSPWICGACVFVHSMPQFLPEVIAEVAICANLKGVKIKPGSLGKPVPPYDVQIVDDHGAVVPKGEEGTIAIRVKPTRPFCLFSEYLDNPEKTAATICGDFYLTGDRGFMDEEGYIWFVGRADDIINSAGYRIGPFEVESALIEHPAVAEVAVVSSPDPERGEVVKAFIVLAPAFASHDQKKLTLELQQHVKKVTAPYKYPRKMEFVQDLPKTVTGKIQRNVLRSKEWAKVKKV, encoded by the exons ATGAGAGCATTTCTTAAATCCTGGATTCCTCAGTGTTTGTGGATTCTCAGGTCACCTTCCAGAACATTCCATGGAAACAACAGGCTTCTTACATCTCCGATTGTTTCCTATTATGAATCTATAAACCAGGGTGAAAGGGAACTGCCAGAATATTTCAACTTTGCAAGTGATGTCTTAGATAAGTGGACACAACTGGAAAAG agtggaaaaaaaccaccaaatccAGCTTTTTGGTGGGTCAGTGAtaagggagaagaggtgaagTGGAGCTTTGAGGAGCTGGGCTCTCTGTCCAGGAAGGCAGCCAATGTCCTTTCTGAGGCCTGTGGCTTGAGGAGAGGAGACAGAGTTGTAGCAATTCTGCCTCGTGTGCCTGAGTGGTGGCTCCTGAACGTGGCCTGCATGCGAGCAG GAATTGTCTTTTTTCCAGGAACAACTCTATTAACAGCCAAAGACATCTTATACCGACTGCAGGCTTCAAAGGCCAAGTGCATCGTTACCAATGAGACGCTGGCACCTGCAGTGGAATCtgtcctgcctggcagccagTTCCTGAAAAGTAAACTCCTTGTAGGCCAAGGGAGGAGGGATGGCTGGCTGAACCTCCAAGAACTCCTTGC GGTTGCATCTGCTGATCAAATATGTATCAAGACAAGGAGTCAAGACCCAATGCTCGTGTATTTTACCAGTGGAACTACGGGCTTCCCAAAAATGGTGCTGCATTCCTACAGCAGTTATGGCATTGGATTTGCAACCACTGGCAG GTATTGGCTGGACTTGACTCCTTCTGACATAATGTGGAATACCTCTGATACTGGCTGGGCAAAATCAGCCTATGGCAGTGTTTTTTCACCATGGATCTGTGGAGCCTGTGTCTTTGTACACAGTATGCCACAGTTTCTACCAGAAGTTATTGCAGAG GTGGCAATCTGTGCCAATCTGAAAGGAGTGAAAATTAAACCTGGCTCTTTGGGAAAACCTGTTCCCCCTTATGACGTGCAG atcgTAGATGACCATGGGGCTGTTGTGCCTAAAGGAGAAGAGGGCACCATTGCCATTCGAGTGAAACCCACACGACCCTTCTGCCTGTTCTCTGAGTACTTG GATAATCCAGAGAAAACTGCTGCCACTATATGTGGAGATTTTTATCtcactggggacagaggctTTATGGATGAAGAGGGATATATCTGGTTTGTTGGAAGAGCTGATGATATCATTAACTCTGCTGG GTACCGCATTGGCCCCTTTGAGGTGGAGAGTGCATTGATAGAGCACCCAGCAGTCGCAGAGGTGGCTGTTGTCAGCAGTCCCGACCCAGAGCGAGGGGAG GTGGTCAAAGCCTTCATTGTTTTAGCTCCTGCTTTTGCGTCACATGatcaaaaaaaattaactcttgAACTTCAACAACATGTCAAGAAGGTGACTGCACCATACAAGTATCCAAGGAAG ATGGAGTTTGTTCAGGATCTGCCAAAGACCGTTACTGGGAAAATCCAGAGAAATGTCCTAAGGAGCAAAGAGTGGGCAAAAGTAAAAAAAGTGTAA
- the LOC135281229 gene encoding acyl-coenzyme A synthetase ACSM4, mitochondrial-like isoform X2: MRAFLKSWIPQCLWILRSPSRTFHGNNRLLTSPIVSYYESINQGERELPEYFNFASDVLDKWTQLEKSGKKPPNPAFWWVSDKGEEVKWSFEELGSLSRKAANVLSEACGLRRGDRVVAILPRVPEWWLLNVACMRAGTTLLTAKDILYRLQASKAKCIVTNETLAPAVESVLPGSQFLKSKLLVGQGRRDGWLNLQELLAVASADQICIKTRSQDPMLVYFTSGTTGFPKMVLHSYSSYGIGFATTGRYWLDLTPSDIMWNTSDTGWAKSAYGSVFSPWICGACVFVHSMPQFLPEVIAETLSRYPITTFCTPPIAFRMLVQHDVSSYKFPSLKHCVTGGEALNPEVFSKWKIQTGLDIHEGYGQSETVAICANLKGVKIKPGSLGKPVPPYDVQIVDDHGAVVPKGEEGTIAIRVKPTRPFCLFSEYLDNPEKTAATICGDFYLTGDRGFMDEEGYIWFVGRADDIINSAGYRIGPFEVESALIEHPAVAEVAVVSSPDPERGEVVKAFIVLAPAFASHDQKKLTLELQQHVKKVTAPYKYPRKMEFVQDLPKTVTGKIQRNVLRSKEWAKVKKV; encoded by the exons ATGAGAGCATTTCTTAAATCCTGGATTCCTCAGTGTTTGTGGATTCTCAGGTCACCTTCCAGAACATTCCATGGAAACAACAGGCTTCTTACATCTCCGATTGTTTCCTATTATGAATCTATAAACCAGGGTGAAAGGGAACTGCCAGAATATTTCAACTTTGCAAGTGATGTCTTAGATAAGTGGACACAACTGGAAAAG agtggaaaaaaaccaccaaatccAGCTTTTTGGTGGGTCAGTGAtaagggagaagaggtgaagTGGAGCTTTGAGGAGCTGGGCTCTCTGTCCAGGAAGGCAGCCAATGTCCTTTCTGAGGCCTGTGGCTTGAGGAGAGGAGACAGAGTTGTAGCAATTCTGCCTCGTGTGCCTGAGTGGTGGCTCCTGAACGTGGCCTGCATGCGAGCAG GAACAACTCTATTAACAGCCAAAGACATCTTATACCGACTGCAGGCTTCAAAGGCCAAGTGCATCGTTACCAATGAGACGCTGGCACCTGCAGTGGAATCtgtcctgcctggcagccagTTCCTGAAAAGTAAACTCCTTGTAGGCCAAGGGAGGAGGGATGGCTGGCTGAACCTCCAAGAACTCCTTGC GGTTGCATCTGCTGATCAAATATGTATCAAGACAAGGAGTCAAGACCCAATGCTCGTGTATTTTACCAGTGGAACTACGGGCTTCCCAAAAATGGTGCTGCATTCCTACAGCAGTTATGGCATTGGATTTGCAACCACTGGCAG GTATTGGCTGGACTTGACTCCTTCTGACATAATGTGGAATACCTCTGATACTGGCTGGGCAAAATCAGCCTATGGCAGTGTTTTTTCACCATGGATCTGTGGAGCCTGTGTCTTTGTACACAGTATGCCACAGTTTCTACCAGAAGTTATTGCAGAG ACTCTCTCAAGATATCCCATCACCACCTTCTGCACGCCTCCCATTGCCTTCCGCATGTTGGTCCAACATGATGTGAGCAG CTACAAGTTCCCAAGTCTGAAGCACTGTGTAACTGGAGGGGAAGCACTCAATCCTGAAGTGTTTTCAAAGTGGAAAATCCAGACAGGGCTGGATATCCATGAAGGTTATGGCCAGTCCGAAACA GTGGCAATCTGTGCCAATCTGAAAGGAGTGAAAATTAAACCTGGCTCTTTGGGAAAACCTGTTCCCCCTTATGACGTGCAG atcgTAGATGACCATGGGGCTGTTGTGCCTAAAGGAGAAGAGGGCACCATTGCCATTCGAGTGAAACCCACACGACCCTTCTGCCTGTTCTCTGAGTACTTG GATAATCCAGAGAAAACTGCTGCCACTATATGTGGAGATTTTTATCtcactggggacagaggctTTATGGATGAAGAGGGATATATCTGGTTTGTTGGAAGAGCTGATGATATCATTAACTCTGCTGG GTACCGCATTGGCCCCTTTGAGGTGGAGAGTGCATTGATAGAGCACCCAGCAGTCGCAGAGGTGGCTGTTGTCAGCAGTCCCGACCCAGAGCGAGGGGAG GTGGTCAAAGCCTTCATTGTTTTAGCTCCTGCTTTTGCGTCACATGatcaaaaaaaattaactcttgAACTTCAACAACATGTCAAGAAGGTGACTGCACCATACAAGTATCCAAGGAAG ATGGAGTTTGTTCAGGATCTGCCAAAGACCGTTACTGGGAAAATCCAGAGAAATGTCCTAAGGAGCAAAGAGTGGGCAAAAGTAAAAAAAGTGTAA
- the LOC135281229 gene encoding acyl-coenzyme A synthetase ACSM4, mitochondrial-like isoform X3 has translation MRAFLKSWIPQCLWILRSPSRTFHGNNRLLTSPIVSYYESINQGERELPEYFNFASDVLDKWTQLEKSGKKPPNPAFWWVSDKGEEVKWSFEELGSLSRKAANVLSEACGLRRGDRVVAILPRVPEWWLLNVACMRAGIVFFPGTTLLTAKDILYRLQASKAKCIVTNETLAPAVESVLPGSQFLKSKLLVGQGRRDGWLNLQELLAVASADQICIKTRSQDPMLVYFTSGTTGFPKMVLHSYSSYGIGFATTGRYWLDLTPSDIMWNTSDTGWAKSAYGSVFSPWICGACVFVHSMPQFLPEVIAETLSRYPITTFCTPPIAFRMLVQHDVSSYKFPSLKHCVTGGEALNPEVFSKWKIQTGLDIHEGYGQSETVAICANLKGVKIKPGSLGKPVPPYDVQIVDDHGAVVPKGEEGTIAIRVKPTRPFCLFSEYLDNPEKTAATICGDFYLTGDRGFMDEEGYIWFVGRADDIINSAGYRIGPFEVESALIEHPAVAEVAVVSSPDPERGEVKQARKKM, from the exons ATGAGAGCATTTCTTAAATCCTGGATTCCTCAGTGTTTGTGGATTCTCAGGTCACCTTCCAGAACATTCCATGGAAACAACAGGCTTCTTACATCTCCGATTGTTTCCTATTATGAATCTATAAACCAGGGTGAAAGGGAACTGCCAGAATATTTCAACTTTGCAAGTGATGTCTTAGATAAGTGGACACAACTGGAAAAG agtggaaaaaaaccaccaaatccAGCTTTTTGGTGGGTCAGTGAtaagggagaagaggtgaagTGGAGCTTTGAGGAGCTGGGCTCTCTGTCCAGGAAGGCAGCCAATGTCCTTTCTGAGGCCTGTGGCTTGAGGAGAGGAGACAGAGTTGTAGCAATTCTGCCTCGTGTGCCTGAGTGGTGGCTCCTGAACGTGGCCTGCATGCGAGCAG GAATTGTCTTTTTTCCAGGAACAACTCTATTAACAGCCAAAGACATCTTATACCGACTGCAGGCTTCAAAGGCCAAGTGCATCGTTACCAATGAGACGCTGGCACCTGCAGTGGAATCtgtcctgcctggcagccagTTCCTGAAAAGTAAACTCCTTGTAGGCCAAGGGAGGAGGGATGGCTGGCTGAACCTCCAAGAACTCCTTGC GGTTGCATCTGCTGATCAAATATGTATCAAGACAAGGAGTCAAGACCCAATGCTCGTGTATTTTACCAGTGGAACTACGGGCTTCCCAAAAATGGTGCTGCATTCCTACAGCAGTTATGGCATTGGATTTGCAACCACTGGCAG GTATTGGCTGGACTTGACTCCTTCTGACATAATGTGGAATACCTCTGATACTGGCTGGGCAAAATCAGCCTATGGCAGTGTTTTTTCACCATGGATCTGTGGAGCCTGTGTCTTTGTACACAGTATGCCACAGTTTCTACCAGAAGTTATTGCAGAG ACTCTCTCAAGATATCCCATCACCACCTTCTGCACGCCTCCCATTGCCTTCCGCATGTTGGTCCAACATGATGTGAGCAG CTACAAGTTCCCAAGTCTGAAGCACTGTGTAACTGGAGGGGAAGCACTCAATCCTGAAGTGTTTTCAAAGTGGAAAATCCAGACAGGGCTGGATATCCATGAAGGTTATGGCCAGTCCGAAACA GTGGCAATCTGTGCCAATCTGAAAGGAGTGAAAATTAAACCTGGCTCTTTGGGAAAACCTGTTCCCCCTTATGACGTGCAG atcgTAGATGACCATGGGGCTGTTGTGCCTAAAGGAGAAGAGGGCACCATTGCCATTCGAGTGAAACCCACACGACCCTTCTGCCTGTTCTCTGAGTACTTG GATAATCCAGAGAAAACTGCTGCCACTATATGTGGAGATTTTTATCtcactggggacagaggctTTATGGATGAAGAGGGATATATCTGGTTTGTTGGAAGAGCTGATGATATCATTAACTCTGCTGG GTACCGCATTGGCCCCTTTGAGGTGGAGAGTGCATTGATAGAGCACCCAGCAGTCGCAGAGGTGGCTGTTGTCAGCAGTCCCGACCCAGAGCGAGGGGAGGTAAAACaagccaggaaaaaaatgtga
- the LOC135281230 gene encoding acyl-coenzyme A synthetase ACSM4, mitochondrial-like, with protein MKLLLKLQKLKLLWTLKPPNRAFHGHPRLLSCDVYSQYESIRQGKQEIPKYFNFASDVLDKWSEIEKAGKRPSNPAFWWVSGEGEEVKWSFEELGFLSRKVANVLTKECGLQKGDRLVLILPRIPEWWLVKVACMRAGIVIIPGTSQLTAKDILYRLQASKASCIITTDKLAPAVDSVASQCQHLKTKLMVSKGSREGWLNFTELYQNQSADHSCIKTRIQDPMIIFFTSGTTGSPKMTLHSQGSLGFRPLLSERYWLDLTPSNMIWNTADTGWILTSIASFFDPWVFGSCVFIHNLPQTDSGVILNTLCRFPIDALVGAPTLFRMLVQNDLSKYKFMSLKYCMSGGEPLNPEVMEQWKSQTGVDIQEVYGQTEMGIICSGFKGMKIKSGSMGKAAPLYDVQIVDKNANILPPGQQGEIAVRSKPIRPLGFFSEYLDNPKKTAESERGDFYVTGDRGTMDEEGYFHFIGRDDDIIISSGYRIGPFEVESALIEHPAVVETAVVSSPDPLRGEVVKAFVVLSPTFSSTDLKTLIRDLQDHVKKTTAPYKYPRKMEFVKELPKTVTGKIKRNELRDKEWGRI; from the exons ATGAAGCTGCTGTTGAAGTTACAGAAACTAAAACTCTTGTGGACTCTGAAACCTCCTAATAGGGCTTTCCATGGACATCCCAGGCTGCTTTCCTGTGATGTATATTCCCAGTATGAGTCCATCAGACAGGGCAAACAGGAAATACCAAAGTACTTTAACTTCGCAAGTGATGTACTGGACAAATGGTCTGAGATTGAAAAG GCTGGAAAGAGACCATCAAACCCTGCTTTCTGGTGGGTAagtggagaaggagaagaagtgAAGTGGAGCTTTGAGGAGCTGGGGTTCCTGTCTCGGAAAGTGGCCAATGTACTGACTAAAGAATGTGGACTGCAGAAGGGAGACAGGCTTGTCCTGATCCTACCACGAATTCCAGAATGGTGGCTGGTCAAGGTGGCTTGTATGCGAGCAG GAATTGTCATAATCCCAGGAACATCCCAATTAACAGCCAAGGACATACTGTACCGACTCCAGGCATCAAAGGCTTCGTGCATCATTACCACTGACAAACTGGCTCCTGCAGTGGACTCGGTGGCATCCCAGTGCCAGCACCTGAAAACCAAGCTAATGGTGTccaaaggcagcagggagggatggcTGAACTTTACTGAGTTGTACCA AAACCAATCTGCTGACCATTCCTGCATCAAAACAAGGATTCAAGACCCAATGATTATCTTCTTTACCAGTGGAACTACAGGTTCTCCAAAGATGACTCTACATTCCCAGGGGAGTCTTGGTTTCAGACCCCTTTTAAGTGAAAG GTACTGGCTGGATTTGACTCCCTCTAACATGATATGGAACACTGCAGACACAGGATGGATACTAACTTCAATAGCATCTTTTTTTGATCCTTGGGTTTTCGGATCATGTGTCTTTATACATAACCTACCACAGACTGACTCAGGAGTTATCCTAAAT ACTCTCTGCAGATTCCCAATTGATGCCCTGGTCGGTGCTCCAACATTGTTCCGCATGCTGGTGCAAAATGATCTGTCCAA ATACAAATTCATGAGCCTGAAGTACTGCATGAGTGGAGGGGAACCACTCAACCCAGAAGTCATGGAGCAGTGGAAGAGCCAGACTGGGGTGGACATCCAGGAAGTATATGGCCAGACCGAAATG ggaATAATCTGTTCTGGTTTTAAAGGAATGAAGATTAAATCTGGATCAATGGGGAAAGCAGCTCCCCTTTATGATGTTCAG ATCGTAGACAAAAATGCCAATATCCTGCCTCCAGGACAACAGGGGGAAATTGCTGTCAGAAGCAAACCTATAAGGCCACTTGGTTTTTTCTCTGAATATTTA GATAACCctaagaaaactgcagaaagtGAACGTGGGGATTTTTATGTCACTGGAGACAGAGGGACTATGGATGAAGAGGGATATTTCCATTTTATTGGCAGAGACGATGACATCATCATTTCCTCAGG GTATCGCATTGGGCCATTTGAAGTAGAGAGTGCCCTGATAGAGCACCCAGCTGTGGTGGAAACAGCTGTTGTCAGCAGCCCAGACCCCCTCAGAGGAGAG GTTGTGAAAGCATTTGTGGTTCTATCCCCAACATTTTCATCCACTGACCTGAAGACCTTAATTCGTGACTTGCAGGACCATGTCAAGAAAACTACTGCTCCATATAAATACCCTAGAAAG ATGGAATTTGTCAAAGAGCTGCCAAAGACAGTCACTGGGAAGATCAAGAGGAATGAATTAAGAGACAAAGAGTGGGGACGGATATAG